The following are encoded together in the Bacteroidetes bacterium SB0662_bin_6 genome:
- a CDS encoding potassium channel family protein, whose product MPLRKFTSTAIVGRKSFDAVVLFLVVVSLVAFSLETVPDLPANAYSWLLICEGAITLLFTVEYLLRSNAANRYRDYALSFFGIVDLLAILPFYLEFMGILEGDARFLRALRLLRVFEVFRLSGLEKAVRDCIKALTLAWRPLVIAGLLFAVLLFLAATGIYFFEREAQPQHFPSIVHSLWWSIITLTTVGYGDVVPITAGGRFFAAVVALASVGIVAVPAAIFASSLLQTSKHEG is encoded by the coding sequence ATGCCGCTTCGAAAATTTACGAGCACGGCAATCGTGGGAAGAAAGTCTTTCGATGCGGTCGTGCTGTTCCTGGTCGTCGTCTCCCTTGTTGCGTTTTCGTTGGAAACCGTGCCCGATTTGCCAGCGAACGCCTACTCGTGGCTGTTGATTTGCGAAGGCGCAATCACACTGCTGTTCACCGTGGAGTACCTGCTTCGATCGAATGCGGCGAATCGGTATAGAGACTACGCGCTCAGCTTCTTCGGCATCGTCGACTTACTTGCGATTCTGCCTTTCTATCTTGAGTTCATGGGGATTCTTGAAGGCGACGCTCGCTTCCTGCGCGCCTTGCGCCTCCTGCGCGTGTTTGAAGTATTTCGGTTGAGTGGGCTGGAAAAGGCCGTGCGCGACTGTATCAAGGCTCTCACGCTCGCTTGGCGGCCGCTTGTCATTGCGGGGCTATTGTTCGCAGTCCTTCTCTTCCTCGCAGCCACGGGCATCTATTTCTTTGAGAGAGAAGCGCAGCCCCAACACTTTCCATCCATCGTTCACAGCCTGTGGTGGTCGATCATTACACTGACAACCGTGGGGTATGGAGATGTTGTCCCCATTACTGCGGGGGGCAGGTTTTTCGCCGCGGTTGTGGCCCTTGCGAGCGTGGGAATCGTGGCGGTCCCGGCGGCAATTTTCGCGTCCTCGTTATTGCAGACGAGCAAGCACGAAGGCTAG